In Mesorhizobium sp. INR15, a genomic segment contains:
- a CDS encoding ISKra4 family transposase, translating into MRARLVLQMMDDNGVPLATETVAYLVKETKGAEDLGLSLSEAKTLLAKLQQALVETQVELWLQENRDLDGRRLRSKGSYPVTFHTLFGDVRLKSPRYYLPPMATGNGPTTISPLRKLIPDHIAPERLYLETRWASLVPYAAAAELLADVLPITCGANATTVRQHALRSARRIERELTEERVSFMQDACPRDWMNLPIPDGRIVIGLDGGYIRDRKDRKKNFELIVGRSLPEDGDPRYIGFVHGYDRKPQRRILDHLKKQGVQANQDITFITDGGDEVRSLAEMIAPASEHVLDWFHITMRITVLRQFAQGLENHDEQAGQDMLEALRKIKWYLWHGNTYRARDEIADLQFDAEGIDTDYPNMRKFLTAIGEFQVYIASNSTSLINYGERYRSGERISSAFVEATVNAVISKRFAKKQQMQWSKVGAHLLLQTRTQTLDGSLHSTFRQWYPGMVNDSQEHRVIASAA; encoded by the coding sequence ATGCGGGCGCGACTGGTATTGCAGATGATGGACGACAACGGCGTGCCGCTCGCAACCGAAACGGTCGCCTATCTGGTGAAAGAGACGAAAGGGGCTGAGGACCTCGGTCTGTCGCTATCTGAGGCGAAGACCCTTCTGGCGAAGCTGCAGCAGGCGCTGGTGGAGACGCAGGTGGAATTGTGGCTCCAGGAAAACCGCGATCTTGATGGTCGCCGCCTGCGCAGCAAGGGAAGTTATCCCGTCACTTTCCACACTCTGTTCGGCGACGTGCGGCTGAAGAGCCCGCGCTATTACCTGCCCCCGATGGCCACAGGAAACGGCCCCACAACAATCTCACCTCTACGGAAACTGATCCCCGACCATATCGCGCCCGAACGCCTCTATCTGGAGACCCGATGGGCCTCGCTCGTGCCCTATGCTGCCGCAGCCGAATTGCTGGCCGACGTTCTGCCGATCACTTGCGGCGCCAATGCCACGACGGTTCGGCAGCATGCGTTGCGCTCGGCCCGCCGTATCGAGCGGGAGCTGACGGAAGAAAGAGTCTCCTTCATGCAGGATGCTTGCCCGCGCGACTGGATGAACCTCCCCATTCCGGATGGCCGCATCGTCATAGGTCTGGATGGCGGATACATCCGCGACCGCAAAGACCGGAAGAAGAACTTCGAGCTGATCGTCGGCCGCTCGCTGCCCGAAGACGGTGATCCACGCTACATTGGTTTCGTCCACGGCTACGACCGTAAGCCGCAGCGGCGCATCCTCGATCATCTCAAAAAGCAGGGCGTGCAGGCGAATCAGGATATTACTTTCATCACAGATGGCGGCGACGAGGTCCGATCGCTCGCCGAGATGATCGCGCCGGCCAGTGAGCACGTCCTCGACTGGTTCCATATCACCATGCGCATCACGGTCCTTCGCCAGTTCGCGCAGGGACTCGAAAATCACGACGAGCAGGCCGGACAAGACATGCTTGAAGCTCTACGCAAGATCAAATGGTATCTCTGGCACGGAAATACGTACCGGGCCCGCGACGAAATCGCCGACTTGCAATTCGATGCGGAAGGCATCGACACAGACTATCCGAATATGCGCAAGTTCCTGACCGCTATCGGTGAGTTCCAGGTCTACATCGCCTCCAACAGTACGAGCCTGATCAATTATGGCGAGCGCTACCGGTCCGGCGAACGCATCTCCTCGGCTTTCGTCGAGGCGACCGTCAATGCCGTTATCTCCAAGCGGTTCGCCAAGAAACAGCAGATGCAATGGAGCAAAGTCGGCGCGCATCTCTTGCTGCAAACCCGCACCCAAACCCTTGACGGCTCCCTGCACTCGACCTTCCGGCAATGGTATCCAGGCATGGTCAACGACAGTCAGGAGCACAGAGTAATAGCCAGTGCCGCATGA
- a CDS encoding pilus assembly protein, with protein MIRQFGSDRRGNYALMTVLAMVPLMGALAIGVDYTELTRQRQDTLNALDAAGIATAQQIVTGASDTAVKAYAKSFFEANLGPISPANATLSVTLPNNNTGGGTLKLCAAMTYQPYFLPVAVKLLNGSANSTDINFSACSEVRLKNTLEVSLVLDNSGSMAELGHGSNKVRFDLLKDAAKQLVDQLAGQAQQMKQVSKPVQFSLVPFAASVNVGPTNADATWMDTAGVSPIQHENFDWTTMSSSYSSTKYAQNVGGVWYAKGSGWDATQKDQPLTRFSIYSQMKRMVTASSSTTTCTGKGKNKTCNTTTTPATYASVASWGGCVESRPYPYNVQDTAASTSTPATLFVPMFAPDETDNTDSSSRPANNNWEDDISTGTDAERQRYMPKYFNVGTTVTPASGMNAGPNTSCSTTPITPLTDVSLSAGATTVKSAIDAMADSGATNVPQGMVWGWRTLSSTAPFTGGRPETEKGNDKVLIVLTDGANTYYTPTSVTAQSYSGTNWNYGGNDLRWCRILRQGHKVDRPMKRTIQYEDTQTVYGRFQGQGCA; from the coding sequence ATGATTAGACAATTCGGAAGCGACAGGCGTGGCAACTATGCACTGATGACAGTGCTGGCGATGGTGCCGCTGATGGGTGCCCTTGCGATAGGCGTCGACTACACCGAACTGACGCGCCAACGGCAGGACACGTTGAATGCGCTGGATGCCGCCGGGATCGCCACCGCCCAGCAGATCGTTACCGGTGCCAGCGACACTGCCGTCAAGGCCTATGCCAAGAGTTTCTTCGAAGCCAATCTCGGACCCATCAGTCCGGCGAACGCGACGCTGTCCGTTACGCTGCCTAACAACAATACGGGTGGCGGCACATTGAAGCTCTGCGCCGCCATGACGTACCAGCCCTATTTCCTGCCAGTGGCGGTCAAGCTGTTGAACGGCTCGGCGAACAGTACCGATATCAATTTTTCGGCGTGCTCCGAAGTTCGGCTGAAGAATACGCTGGAAGTCTCGCTGGTGCTCGACAATTCCGGTTCGATGGCCGAACTCGGTCACGGCTCGAACAAGGTCAGGTTCGACCTTCTCAAGGATGCCGCGAAGCAGCTGGTCGACCAGCTTGCGGGTCAGGCACAGCAGATGAAGCAGGTCAGCAAACCGGTTCAGTTCAGCCTGGTTCCGTTTGCCGCTTCCGTCAATGTCGGGCCGACCAATGCCGACGCGACATGGATGGATACTGCCGGAGTATCACCAATTCAACATGAGAATTTCGACTGGACGACCATGAGTTCGAGCTACTCGTCGACCAAATACGCGCAAAATGTCGGCGGCGTCTGGTACGCGAAAGGCAGCGGCTGGGATGCGACCCAGAAAGACCAGCCGTTGACGCGTTTTTCAATCTACAGCCAGATGAAGCGCATGGTGACGGCGAGCTCATCGACGACGACATGCACAGGAAAAGGCAAAAACAAAACCTGCAATACAACCACCACACCGGCGACTTATGCCAGCGTCGCCTCCTGGGGCGGTTGTGTCGAATCTCGTCCTTATCCTTACAACGTTCAGGATACGGCGGCTTCAACCTCGACACCTGCAACCCTGTTCGTGCCGATGTTCGCACCCGATGAAACCGACAATACCGACAGTTCATCTCGACCCGCCAACAACAACTGGGAAGATGACATTTCAACCGGCACCGATGCCGAGCGCCAGCGCTATATGCCCAAATATTTCAATGTTGGCACCACTGTTACTCCAGCTTCCGGCATGAATGCCGGACCGAATACGAGCTGCAGCACCACGCCGATCACGCCGCTGACCGATGTATCGTTGTCGGCTGGTGCAACCACCGTCAAGTCGGCCATCGACGCCATGGCGGACAGCGGCGCCACCAACGTGCCCCAAGGCATGGTCTGGGGCTGGAGAACCCTTTCCAGCACCGCTCCCTTTACCGGAGGCAGACCAGAGACGGAAAAGGGCAACGACAAGGTGCTCATCGTGCTCACCGATGGCGCCAACACTTACTATACGCCAACGTCGGTAACGGCGCAAAGCTACTCCGGCACCAACTGGAACTATGGCGGCAATGATCTGAGGTGGTGCCGGATTTTGAGACAGGGGCATAAGGTGGATCGCCCGATGAAGAGGACGATCCAGTATGAAGACACGCAGACGGTTTACGGCCGATTTCAAGGCCAAGGTTGCGCTTGA
- a CDS encoding cytochrome c oxidase assembly protein has product METLIAILMALYLTGLVTMLSSRHPKWAVSKPRVLAFFAAVLALVLALLSPVDALSEELFSVHMFQHLLLILAVAPLLAYSNSHLVILRAFPISTRRYIGQAIAAFPGMKQAAHKEVAAWIAAGFFVVTMWFWHIPAAYDWALGNEAVHVCEHVTLLVAATFFWRVVLTSGKRRLSPAMAVVLVSLVGIQGSFLSALIMFAPHPLYAAYSGNGLDDQVLAGVLMCIPASFVYLGSTIWALSRMLGNSRTHVR; this is encoded by the coding sequence GTGGAGACGCTGATTGCCATTCTGATGGCGCTGTATCTGACGGGGCTCGTGACAATGCTCTCGAGCCGACATCCGAAATGGGCGGTCAGCAAGCCTAGGGTGCTGGCGTTTTTTGCTGCTGTTCTAGCTCTTGTTTTAGCACTTCTGTCACCTGTCGACGCGCTTTCGGAAGAGCTGTTTTCGGTCCACATGTTTCAACATCTGCTGCTCATTCTCGCGGTTGCGCCGCTCCTCGCATATTCGAATAGCCATCTTGTCATTTTGCGAGCGTTTCCAATTTCAACCAGGCGTTATATCGGGCAGGCAATCGCCGCATTCCCGGGCATGAAACAAGCAGCCCACAAGGAGGTTGCCGCCTGGATAGCCGCAGGCTTCTTCGTTGTCACGATGTGGTTCTGGCACATTCCAGCGGCCTATGATTGGGCTCTTGGCAACGAAGCCGTCCACGTTTGTGAACACGTCACGCTTTTGGTGGCCGCCACGTTTTTCTGGCGCGTGGTACTCACCAGTGGCAAGCGACGCCTCAGCCCAGCAATGGCGGTCGTCCTCGTCTCATTGGTCGGCATACAAGGCTCGTTCCTTTCGGCGTTGATTATGTTTGCTCCTCATCCGCTTTACGCTGCCTATTCCGGCAATGGGCTTGACGACCAGGTACTGGCCGGCGTGCTGATGTGCATCCCTGCGTCTTTCGTCTATCTCGGCAGCACCATCTGGGCATTGTCGCGTATGTTGGGAAACAGTCGCACCCATGTCAGATAG
- a CDS encoding transposase: MAPGKRTVSSCLRMTGRAEAANFASYHQILNRACWSPRAIARRLLGLLVERLVPDGPIVIGMDDTIERRWGRRISARGIYRDPVRSSHGHFVKASGLRWLSFMVLTPVPWTSLVKALPVLTLLAPSERSDHQRGRRHKLLTDWARQGALQLCRWLPGRRIIFVGDSSFAVHELAHAITARATLISRLRLDASLFAPPPKRTTRTVGRPAQKGPALPKLKTLLSNPATTWARIIVSAWYGHVDGKTLEITSDTALWYRPGTPVMPIRWVLVRDPDGKRAPQAFFSTDITLEPADVIALFVRRWQIEVTFAETRAHLGVETQRQWSDKAIARTTPALLGLYSFISLWACDLLTGTTTPYAAAWYRKTSLTFSDAIGAVRLAIWIGDINQHSPPNRERQNIPPERILRMAQALCFAT, translated from the coding sequence TTGGCGCCGGGCAAGCGGACCGTCAGCTCCTGCTTGCGCATGACCGGCCGGGCCGAGGCGGCCAACTTTGCAAGCTACCACCAGATCCTCAACCGAGCCTGCTGGAGCCCCCGTGCCATTGCCAGGCGATTGCTGGGCCTCCTGGTCGAACGGCTCGTGCCCGATGGCCCCATCGTCATTGGCATGGACGACACCATCGAACGCCGATGGGGACGCCGGATCAGCGCACGGGGCATCTACCGGGATCCAGTGCGCTCCAGCCATGGCCATTTCGTCAAAGCCAGTGGCCTGCGATGGTTGAGCTTCATGGTGCTGACCCCGGTGCCATGGACGAGCCTGGTAAAGGCCTTGCCGGTCTTGACCCTGCTTGCCCCGTCCGAGCGATCCGACCATCAACGTGGGCGGCGCCATAAGCTGCTGACCGACTGGGCGCGGCAGGGCGCACTGCAACTCTGTCGCTGGCTGCCAGGGCGCCGCATCATCTTCGTGGGCGACAGCAGCTTTGCCGTCCATGAATTGGCCCATGCCATCACTGCCAGGGCAACGCTCATCAGCCGGCTGCGACTGGATGCCAGCCTGTTTGCGCCACCGCCAAAGCGGACCACGCGCACCGTCGGCCGGCCAGCGCAAAAAGGTCCAGCGCTACCAAAGCTCAAGACACTCCTGTCCAATCCCGCCACGACTTGGGCCAGGATCATCGTGTCCGCCTGGTATGGCCATGTCGACGGTAAGACGCTCGAGATCACGTCTGATACCGCTTTGTGGTACAGGCCCGGCACCCCGGTAATGCCTATCCGCTGGGTGCTGGTCCGGGACCCCGATGGCAAACGCGCCCCTCAAGCCTTCTTCAGCACGGACATCACACTCGAGCCCGCCGACGTCATCGCCCTGTTCGTCCGCCGCTGGCAGATCGAGGTCACGTTCGCCGAGACCCGTGCCCACCTTGGCGTTGAGACCCAGCGGCAATGGTCCGACAAGGCCATTGCACGAACCACCCCGGCATTGCTTGGGCTCTACAGCTTCATATCGCTATGGGCCTGCGATCTGCTCACCGGCACCACCACCCCATACGCCGCAGCGTGGTACCGAAAAACCAGCCTGACGTTTAGCGACGCCATCGGCGCCGTCCGCCTCGCAATCTGGATCGGCGACATTAATCAACACTCCCCGCCAAACCGGGAACGACAAAATATCCCGCCAGAGCGCATTCTGCGAATGGCGCAAGCCCTGTGCTTCGCCACCTAA
- a CDS encoding spore coat protein U domain-containing protein — MGSARPSNPRTRSGGRATSSAEADIRSYALPGPGPPVFGLTIGFGGSASGSKLIYGGLLVDSRRRRRRLPPTCDSQVEIRYRYNDGQGCNFGFGTIAKPGFNVTATILKNCLLVTQNVDFGSTGVLGRNVDATSQIVATCSPGTKRAAFDRDRPLPCKDVFPTCLPAVPSRLNCGMDIKGLVFEILAWLQVQLAELAQLWSLYQLAIILALFTFARLAASRVELGSMRICGAWLNEVCRPR; from the coding sequence ATGGGCTCGGCTCGTCCGAGCAACCCTCGGACGCGCAGTGGAGGGCGAGCCACCTCATCGGCAGAAGCCGACATACGGTCTTACGCCTTACCAGGCCCGGGGCCCCCGGTTTTCGGTTTGACGATAGGCTTTGGTGGAAGTGCCTCCGGAAGCAAGCTGATTTATGGAGGGCTTTTGGTGGACAGTCGGCGTCGGCGTCGCCGCCTTCCACCCACCTGCGACAGCCAAGTGGAGATCCGATATCGCTACAATGATGGCCAAGGCTGCAATTTCGGTTTCGGCACCATTGCAAAACCAGGTTTTAACGTCACGGCAACAATCCTGAAAAATTGCCTGCTTGTCACTCAGAACGTCGATTTCGGATCGACTGGGGTTTTAGGTAGGAATGTTGATGCCACCAGCCAAATCGTTGCCACGTGTTCGCCGGGAACGAAAAGAGCTGCGTTCGATCGAGATCGACCACTTCCATGCAAGGACGTTTTTCCAACTTGCTTGCCGGCCGTGCCATCCCGTCTAAACTGCGGCATGGACATCAAAGGGTTGGTTTTCGAGATTCTGGCTTGGCTCCAGGTCCAGCTTGCTGAACTTGCGCAACTTTGGTCGCTCTATCAACTCGCGATCATCCTGGCGCTTTTCACCTTTGCTAGGCTAGCGGCAAGTCGGGTGGAACTTGGGAGCATGAGGATTTGTGGGGCATGGTTAAACGAAGTATGCCGTCCCCGTTGA
- the ctaD gene encoding cytochrome c oxidase subunit I, with translation MTTVQPNMEVTSTRQKLLDIWETAPGLYGWLATVDHKTIGIRYLCTAFFFLVIGGIEALAMRVQLAQPDLKILSPDAYNQLFSMHGTTMMFLYALPMLSGFSNYLWPLMLGSRDMAFPRLNALSYWVFLFAGIFLYISFPLGQAPNGGWFAYVPNTSLEYDPGINMDVFALGLVFLGISTVVGSANFIVTLLRCRAPGMSVNRLPILVWGTLTASAANLLAVPAVSLACAMLWLDRRYGTHFFDVKGGGQPLLWQHLFWIFGHPWVYALVLPAMGIVSDALPVFCRRPLVGYTLVAISTVATMILGFGVWVHHMFATGLPVMSLSFFSAASFIIAIPSAIAVFAWIATIWTGKLQFTTPFLFFTGFIMLFVIGGVSGFMTASVALDWQLTDTYFIVAHLHYVLLGINVFPVVGGLHFWFPKMSGRMMDERLGKWTFWTMFIGFNAAFFPMHVTGLMGMPRRIYTYPADMGVGWLNMLSTLGAFVFAVGVFLFLINVAKSLKSGAPAGDNPWDAPTLEWATTSPPPVYNFATIPQVASRYPLWEDRLKETEERSIIGDAVRDGMVLDKGKETIGVTPLDAEPNVVLKMPGDSILPFLLSVGMTGLFFGLLAQVIWLVALGAVCEFGVLALWLTPEPHAALEEVEIHD, from the coding sequence TTGATCACAAGACCATCGGAATTCGGTATCTGTGCACAGCGTTTTTCTTCCTGGTGATCGGCGGGATCGAAGCGCTGGCGATGCGGGTCCAGTTGGCGCAGCCGGACCTGAAAATTCTATCGCCGGATGCCTACAACCAGCTTTTCTCGATGCATGGCACGACCATGATGTTCCTCTATGCATTGCCGATGCTGTCGGGTTTTTCCAACTACCTCTGGCCGCTGATGCTGGGTTCGCGCGACATGGCTTTTCCGCGACTGAATGCCTTGAGCTATTGGGTTTTTCTGTTTGCGGGCATTTTCCTCTACATCAGCTTTCCGCTTGGTCAGGCGCCAAATGGTGGCTGGTTCGCATACGTGCCAAACACGAGCCTCGAATACGACCCAGGCATCAACATGGACGTGTTTGCGCTTGGACTGGTCTTTCTCGGCATTTCAACCGTGGTGGGTTCAGCGAATTTCATCGTGACGCTTCTGAGATGTCGTGCGCCCGGAATGTCCGTCAACCGGCTGCCGATACTTGTCTGGGGCACGCTCACGGCCTCGGCTGCAAATTTGCTCGCGGTTCCAGCGGTCAGCCTCGCCTGCGCCATGCTCTGGCTCGATCGTCGATATGGCACCCATTTCTTTGACGTTAAAGGCGGCGGTCAGCCTTTGCTTTGGCAGCACCTGTTCTGGATATTTGGCCACCCCTGGGTCTATGCGCTTGTCCTGCCAGCAATGGGCATCGTTTCCGACGCACTCCCGGTCTTCTGCCGTCGACCACTGGTTGGCTATACGTTGGTCGCGATCTCGACCGTGGCGACGATGATCCTGGGCTTCGGCGTGTGGGTACATCACATGTTCGCGACAGGGCTTCCGGTAATGTCCCTGTCGTTCTTCAGTGCAGCGAGTTTCATCATCGCAATTCCCAGCGCGATCGCCGTGTTCGCCTGGATCGCAACCATCTGGACGGGCAAACTTCAATTCACAACGCCATTCCTTTTCTTCACCGGCTTTATCATGCTGTTCGTCATCGGCGGGGTTTCGGGCTTCATGACGGCATCGGTCGCACTCGACTGGCAATTGACCGACACCTACTTTATCGTCGCTCATCTCCACTACGTTTTGCTCGGGATAAATGTCTTCCCGGTCGTCGGCGGGCTGCATTTCTGGTTCCCAAAAATGAGCGGCAGGATGATGGACGAGCGGCTGGGCAAATGGACCTTCTGGACCATGTTCATCGGGTTCAACGCCGCGTTCTTTCCCATGCATGTAACTGGTCTGATGGGCATGCCTCGACGTATCTATACCTATCCAGCGGACATGGGCGTCGGATGGTTGAACATGTTGTCGACCCTCGGCGCGTTTGTCTTCGCCGTGGGTGTTTTTCTATTCCTGATCAACGTTGCAAAAAGTCTCAAATCCGGTGCGCCGGCAGGCGACAACCCATGGGACGCACCAACCCTTGAATGGGCGACCACGTCTCCGCCGCCTGTCTATAATTTTGCGACGATTCCTCAAGTCGCCTCGCGTTATCCGCTGTGGGAGGATCGCCTTAAGGAGACCGAAGAGAGGTCGATAATCGGCGATGCCGTTCGTGACGGAATGGTCCTGGATAAAGGCAAGGAGACAATCGGTGTGACACCGCTCGATGCCGAGCCCAATGTCGTATTGAAGATGCCCGGTGATAGCATTCTGCCGTTCTTGCTCTCGGTCGGCATGACGGGGTTGTTTTTCGGTTTGTTGGCGCAAGTCATCTGGTTGGTCGCCCTTGGCGCCGTATGCGAATTCGGCGTTCTGGCACTATGGCTGACGCCGGAGCCACACGCGGCATTGGAAGAGGTCGAAATCCATGACTGA
- a CDS encoding c-type cytochrome: MVNIGARWKWSIAAVALLGLATATYFLKPVTGPPRNLALAGDAARGAYIIRLAGCGSCHTDHENSGAALSGGKPLTTPFGTFYPPNITPDKQTGIGNWTLAQFSDALSNGNSPRGNLYPVFPYNDLTLMSDQDVVDLYAAVMATPAIAHTTPPNRVIFPFNIRLLVSGWKNLFFSPHRYHDDPSHSASWNRGAYLANGLTHCVACHSPLNALGAVTSGKRFTGNSGGGPGGKAPPLTVLALLQDGYTRDSFAETLKTGLTPNAGKVGGEMGLVISDETSHWTDDDRKAVADYLLNLK; this comes from the coding sequence ATGGTGAATATAGGCGCCCGCTGGAAATGGTCGATCGCGGCGGTGGCCCTTTTGGGGTTGGCCACAGCAACCTATTTTTTGAAGCCCGTCACGGGACCCCCACGCAACTTGGCGCTGGCGGGCGACGCCGCCCGCGGCGCATATATAATCCGTCTCGCCGGGTGCGGTTCGTGTCACACGGACCACGAAAACAGCGGCGCGGCACTTTCCGGCGGCAAACCATTGACGACACCGTTTGGAACATTTTATCCGCCCAACATCACGCCGGATAAGCAAACCGGCATAGGAAACTGGACGCTCGCGCAATTTTCCGATGCGCTGAGCAACGGCAATAGCCCAAGGGGAAATCTGTACCCCGTCTTCCCCTACAATGATTTGACGCTGATGAGCGATCAAGACGTTGTTGATCTCTACGCGGCCGTCATGGCGACGCCTGCGATTGCCCACACGACGCCGCCCAATCGAGTGATCTTCCCTTTCAATATTCGGCTTCTGGTTTCTGGATGGAAGAACCTCTTCTTCTCACCGCATCGCTATCACGACGATCCGTCCCATTCGGCGTCCTGGAACCGCGGCGCTTACCTTGCCAACGGCCTCACGCATTGCGTGGCCTGTCACTCGCCGCTCAACGCGCTCGGTGCGGTTACTAGCGGCAAGAGGTTCACCGGAAATTCCGGCGGCGGTCCCGGAGGAAAAGCGCCACCACTCACAGTGCTTGCACTGCTACAGGACGGTTATACGAGAGACAGCTTCGCGGAAACCCTCAAAACAGGTCTAACTCCCAACGCCGGCAAGGTGGGCGGCGAAATGGGATTGGTGATTTCCGACGAAACTTCACATTGGACGGATGATGATCGCAAGGCAGTCGCCGATTATCTCTTGAATTTGAAATAG
- a CDS encoding cytochrome c oxidase subunit 3, with protein MTDRTASETLPVGGSGTVSTAWWGMACLIATEAILFVYLIFSYVYLGSQQTGPWPPSGPPSLKLVIPNTVILVASSFVVAWGQSQFRQTGNSLRFALALAGTIILGSAFIIIQAFEWAGKGIVLSTSAYSSAFFILTGVHMAHVAVGLLILTMLLVWTLMGRFRGVHHEHIALGALYWHFVDVVWIVVFITAYVVPQFS; from the coding sequence ATGACTGACCGAACAGCCAGCGAAACACTACCGGTTGGCGGGTCCGGAACTGTTTCCACCGCGTGGTGGGGAATGGCCTGCCTCATCGCGACCGAGGCAATCCTGTTTGTCTATCTGATTTTCAGCTACGTCTATCTCGGCTCGCAGCAGACCGGTCCCTGGCCGCCATCGGGACCGCCGAGCCTGAAGCTCGTGATCCCCAACACCGTTATCTTGGTCGCCAGCAGCTTCGTGGTCGCCTGGGGCCAAAGCCAATTCCGGCAGACCGGGAACAGCCTCAGATTTGCGCTGGCGCTGGCAGGGACGATAATCCTTGGCTCCGCCTTCATCATCATTCAGGCCTTCGAATGGGCGGGAAAAGGCATCGTGCTCTCGACCAGTGCATATAGCTCCGCGTTCTTCATTCTCACCGGCGTGCATATGGCGCACGTCGCGGTGGGACTACTGATCCTGACGATGCTTCTGGTCTGGACGCTTATGGGCCGGTTCAGGGGCGTGCATCACGAGCATATCGCACTTGGCGCGCTCTACTGGCACTTCGTCGATGTGGTATGGATCGTTGTCTTCATCACCGCCTATGTGGTCCCTCAATTCTCATGA
- a CDS encoding plasmid pRiA4b ORF-3 family protein, which translates to MKSAKRAARKTVGKAAASEDEVFILQFRVWLNNVNPMVWRRVQVASTTTLREFHGVLQVVMGWEGIHLYQFIIHTARYGSWETGARSPTMTLGELKLRKGSRFLYEYDLNIPWKHEIRLEERQPVKPGAHYPACKGGDGDCPKEDCGGPEAWMWRQDNAFGYETMNDLEITTDFLREVAETKSLAVLDDPDHAEELRASLGRLKERASWLGDRFERRKTNECLQQGEHLNLMHQQM; encoded by the coding sequence GTGAAGAGCGCAAAACGGGCAGCAAGGAAAACTGTCGGAAAGGCGGCAGCCTCGGAGGATGAGGTTTTCATCCTGCAGTTCCGCGTCTGGCTAAATAACGTGAACCCGATGGTGTGGCGTCGGGTTCAGGTTGCCTCGACGACGACGCTGCGCGAATTTCATGGCGTCCTTCAGGTCGTGATGGGATGGGAGGGCATCCACCTTTACCAATTCATCATTCACACGGCGCGGTACGGCTCGTGGGAGACGGGTGCCCGTTCCCCGACCATGACGCTTGGCGAATTGAAGCTGCGCAAAGGCAGCCGGTTCCTGTACGAATACGACCTCAACATTCCCTGGAAGCACGAGATCCGGCTGGAGGAGCGCCAGCCAGTCAAACCTGGCGCTCACTATCCGGCATGCAAGGGAGGAGACGGCGACTGCCCGAAGGAAGACTGCGGTGGGCCGGAAGCCTGGATGTGGCGGCAGGACAACGCCTTCGGCTACGAGACAATGAACGACCTGGAGATCACGACGGATTTTCTGCGGGAAGTCGCCGAAACGAAATCCCTTGCCGTGCTGGACGATCCAGACCACGCCGAGGAACTTCGCGCCTCGCTGGGGAGGCTGAAGGAGCGCGCAAGCTGGCTGGGAGACCGCTTCGAACGCCGGAAAACGAATGAATGCCTGCAACAGGGTGAACATCTCAACCTTATGCATCAGCAGATGTGA